GGAAATCGGCATATGGCTGTGCTAATTATAAATCAGGTTGCGATTTTATATTACCATTTACGTATGCTGATAAAAAAATATCGGAGAAGCAGTACGTAAGATTGCTTAAAAAGGGCTCTACAGTCAATTTAAAAGACTTTAAAACAAGTATGGGTACAGTCGAAGGCTTATTGCGTTTTGATGAGAATTTTAAGCTTAAATTTGAGCCTAAAAGAGCAGCAAAAAAAGCAGAAGCAAAAACCGATGAATTAACCTGCCCGAAATGTAAAAAAGGAACGGTTATAAAAGGAAATACTGCTTATGGGTGTAGCGACTATAAATCAGGTTGCGATTTTAAAGTGACTTTTGATATGGTTCGCGAAAAAATAAACGGAGAAACACCAACTAAGGAACTGGTGTTTCGTATTTTGAAAGGAAGTGTTTAAGAGTTACTTGTCATTTCGAACGCAGTGAGAAATCGCAAATGCACTTTGTTTGCGAAACTTATGTGATGTCTCAATCGTAGCTCATTTCGACAAGACTGTTTGGATTAAAAAAATTAAATGACAGAACAAGAACCCATACACCGCCACTTTATAATTTACAAACCGTACGGAGTTTTAAGTCAGTTTGGAAGCAATGATAGCAAGCAGCAATCTAAAAAATTTCTAGGTTTGTTACACGATTTTCCTGAAGGCATTATGCCTATTGGACGTTTGGATGAAAAATCGGAAGGCTTATTATTACTTACTACCGATGGTAAAATGAGCGATTTTGTAAACAGCCAAAAAGTAGATAAAGAATATTATGCCCAAGTTAATGGCGATATCACTCGTGAAGCTATAACACAATTGTCAAAAGGCGTAGAGATAGGTTTTGATGGTAAGAAATATCAAACCAAACCTTGCAAAGTGTTTAAATTAGATGCTATTCCAGAATTACCAATACGTTCTCAAAAAATTAGAGATGACAGGCACGGACCAACCTCATGGATTTCAATAATTTTAAACGAGGGGAAATTTAGGCAAGTAAGAAAAATGACTTCCTCAGTTGGGTTTCCAACATTACGATTAGTTAGGGTTCGAGTAGGTAATATTCACTTAAGCAACATGCAAGTGGGTGATGTCGTTGAGGTTTTAGATTTGATATAATTTTGTGTTCGCGAGGAGGGAACGATGAATCAATCTGTTTGTTGTGTGCTCAAAATGGACTTTGATAAATATCATAAGATTGTTTCGTGCCTCATAATGACATTTTATATCATGAAATAGTGATTTATAAAATAAATTTATTAGTTATAATTTTTTTGCGTTAGGGATTACGCCATTGTAGGAGTACCTACCTCGATGAGGGTAACGCCCAAATATTAAACTTCTAATTTTTTTAATTCTGTGTAATTTCGGTTAAGGCGTTTTAGTAATAGGCCATAGGTTAACCAATAGATAAACAATAGTAAACCTACAACAATGGCTAATAGAGCTATGGTGGCTACAATAACCCCTGCATAAATTTGGAAGACACCACCGTTAAGTGAAGCGGCTTGCAATTGCTCTGTTAC
The genomic region above belongs to Mariniflexile litorale and contains:
- a CDS encoding pseudouridine synthase; amino-acid sequence: MTEQEPIHRHFIIYKPYGVLSQFGSNDSKQQSKKFLGLLHDFPEGIMPIGRLDEKSEGLLLLTTDGKMSDFVNSQKVDKEYYAQVNGDITREAITQLSKGVEIGFDGKKYQTKPCKVFKLDAIPELPIRSQKIRDDRHGPTSWISIILNEGKFRQVRKMTSSVGFPTLRLVRVRVGNIHLSNMQVGDVVEVLDLI